In the Candidatus Eisenbacteria bacterium genome, one interval contains:
- a CDS encoding amidohydrolase family protein encodes MIIGPALVVSGGLEPRIIADGGVRVAGSHIAQVGPIGPLASAFPEETVWPAGGRLLLPGLVNGHAHLARHLARGLGLEHPADWERYDRALAPEDVRCAARAALVEGVRHGITTTCDLHRSGTFVDFSLSEVAEAARQLGVRVATAYAADEDDSADQRRAAIDESLGLVAELRRQRQGRVQALLGMRARTPAGLARFLDDMDDHAAASVGVHVELAGATQAERWLDRRIERQSLWAHVEHAWSGLQGGLERAPALPVEGPGAPHAHEPMVAWGSDSGVNSPPALERTGGPGTTRRHYHQVMTSGARWAEHVFGEGLGVIEPGAPADLILVDYYPATDLEQTTVFEHLAACLGRSAVSGAMVSGDIVMDRGVLVTVDESEVAARARECARRLWRRL; translated from the coding sequence GTGATCATCGGCCCCGCCCTCGTCGTGAGCGGGGGTCTCGAGCCGCGCATCATCGCGGACGGCGGCGTCCGGGTCGCCGGGTCCCACATCGCCCAGGTCGGACCCATCGGACCGCTGGCTTCGGCCTTCCCCGAGGAGACCGTGTGGCCGGCGGGCGGACGGCTCCTCCTGCCCGGGCTCGTGAACGGCCATGCTCACCTCGCGCGGCACCTGGCGCGCGGGCTCGGCCTCGAGCATCCCGCCGACTGGGAGCGCTACGACCGCGCACTCGCCCCCGAAGACGTGCGCTGCGCGGCCCGCGCCGCTCTCGTCGAAGGGGTGCGCCACGGCATCACCACCACGTGCGATCTCCATCGCTCCGGCACGTTCGTGGACTTCTCGCTCTCCGAAGTCGCCGAAGCCGCGCGCCAGCTCGGCGTCCGCGTGGCCACCGCGTACGCGGCGGACGAGGATGACTCCGCCGACCAGCGACGCGCCGCCATCGACGAATCGCTCGGGCTCGTGGCCGAGCTGCGGCGCCAGCGCCAGGGCCGGGTTCAGGCGCTGCTCGGAATGCGCGCACGAACACCGGCCGGACTCGCGCGCTTCCTCGACGACATGGACGACCATGCAGCGGCCTCCGTCGGCGTCCATGTCGAGCTGGCGGGCGCGACGCAAGCGGAACGCTGGCTCGATCGCCGGATCGAGCGCCAGTCCTTGTGGGCGCACGTCGAGCATGCGTGGTCGGGCCTTCAAGGTGGACTCGAGCGCGCGCCGGCGCTTCCGGTGGAAGGCCCGGGCGCCCCCCACGCTCATGAACCGATGGTCGCCTGGGGCAGCGACTCCGGCGTGAACTCGCCTCCCGCGCTCGAGCGAACCGGAGGGCCGGGCACCACCCGTCGCCACTATCACCAGGTCATGACCAGCGGCGCGCGATGGGCCGAACACGTCTTCGGCGAGGGGCTCGGGGTGATCGAGCCGGGCGCACCCGCCGATCTGATCCTGGTCGACTACTACCCGGCGACCGATCTCGAGCAGACCACGGTCTTCGAGCATCTCGCAGCCTGTCTGGGCCGCTCCGCGGTGTCGGGGGCGATGGTGTCCGGCGACATCGTCATGGATCGCGGCGTGCTCGTCACCGTGGACGAATCCGAGGTGGCCGCGCGCGCGCGCGAGTGCGCGCGCCGGCTCTGGCGGCGGCTCTGA
- a CDS encoding anthranilate synthase component I family protein, with the protein MLFHSELPLLEAVEIADPLAAVRALSHLPYPFLLHSSMPDERARWSYFGADPFAVFAGEDYVNAQSLWRTLSRRVIGSDPPPTSVPFTGGVVGYWAYDFARRLERLPSIARDDLGLPDSLIAFYDVIGAYDHNSRQAWLFSSGLPLDEELRSSRAQQRLDLFLRLLQVGRRQPPRLPRHEQLVTMPSTFQPDDYRRAVERVKESIRRGDIYQANLSQRWTCAFDSADPGALALALADALSFHSPAPHGALFSAPDHAIASASPERFLELRGRQVETRPIKGTRPRSTDAAEDQALRQALIESAKDRAENVMIVDVLRNDLGRVCETGSVNTTGLCDLVSLAQVFHLVSTVQGTLREGLDAFDLLHGCFPGGSITGAPKIRAMEILEELEPVRRHIYTGSLGYIDWRGDADWNIAIRTALVTPRAVHISAGGGITADSDPDEEFRETLHKSEGLVRALESVLGPLAIAPSMATMP; encoded by the coding sequence ATGCTCTTCCACTCCGAGCTTCCTCTGCTCGAGGCGGTGGAGATCGCGGATCCGCTGGCCGCAGTCCGAGCGCTTTCGCATCTTCCCTATCCTTTCCTCCTCCACTCGTCGATGCCGGACGAGCGGGCGCGCTGGTCTTATTTCGGAGCCGACCCGTTTGCCGTCTTCGCCGGTGAGGACTACGTCAACGCGCAGTCCCTGTGGCGAACGCTCTCGCGGCGCGTGATCGGCAGCGATCCGCCGCCGACCTCGGTGCCGTTCACCGGTGGCGTGGTCGGCTACTGGGCATACGACTTCGCGCGGCGTCTCGAACGGCTGCCGAGCATCGCTCGAGACGATCTGGGCCTTCCCGATTCGCTGATCGCTTTCTATGACGTGATCGGCGCCTACGATCACAACTCTCGCCAGGCGTGGCTCTTCTCCAGCGGATTGCCCCTCGACGAGGAGCTGCGGTCCAGCCGCGCGCAGCAGCGTCTCGATCTCTTCCTCCGGCTGCTCCAGGTCGGACGGCGACAGCCTCCGCGGCTCCCGCGGCACGAGCAGCTGGTGACGATGCCTTCCACGTTCCAGCCCGACGACTACCGGCGCGCGGTGGAGCGCGTGAAGGAGTCGATTCGACGGGGCGACATCTACCAGGCCAATCTCTCCCAACGCTGGACCTGCGCGTTCGATTCCGCCGATCCCGGCGCGCTCGCGCTCGCGCTCGCCGATGCGCTGTCGTTCCATTCGCCGGCGCCGCACGGAGCGCTCTTCTCGGCGCCCGACCATGCGATCGCATCGGCCAGCCCCGAGCGCTTCCTCGAGCTGCGCGGGCGGCAGGTGGAGACGCGCCCGATCAAGGGAACCCGGCCTCGCTCCACCGATGCCGCGGAGGACCAGGCGCTGCGCCAGGCCCTGATCGAGAGCGCCAAGGACCGGGCCGAGAACGTGATGATCGTGGACGTGCTGCGCAACGATCTCGGTCGCGTGTGCGAAACCGGCAGCGTCAACACCACGGGACTCTGCGATCTCGTGTCGCTGGCCCAGGTCTTTCATCTCGTGTCCACCGTGCAGGGAACGCTGCGCGAAGGGCTCGACGCCTTCGATCTGCTGCACGGCTGCTTCCCGGGCGGCTCGATCACCGGCGCCCCGAAGATTCGCGCGATGGAGATCCTGGAGGAGCTGGAGCCGGTCCGTCGCCACATCTACACCGGGAGCCTCGGCTACATCGACTGGCGCGGCGACGCCGACTGGAACATCGCCATCCGCACGGCGCTCGTGACGCCTCGGGCCGTGCACATCTCGGCGGGCGGAGGAATCACCGCCGACTCGGATCCCGACGAGGAGTTCCGCGAGACGCTGCACAAGTCCGAAGGTCTGGTCCGCGCGCTCGAGTCCGTCCTGGGGCCGCTCGCCATCGCGCCATCGATGGCGACCATGCCTTGA
- a CDS encoding aminotransferase class IV — MDVRRRAPKALDRMVWIDGEIRRGEDAVLSVFDRGARDGEGLFETVRIYDGQPFQWKRHLERLVVSAAELRFPVPPSPRVLRDGLAELLRRAGLTDAAARITVTRGIPGGGGKRTRTGSWIEAENLAARLWRAHRSGARLVYSRRPFEPGPLGRHKTTSRLAYHLAREEARAARADEALLVSASGAVLEGSVSTLFVVDRGVVRTPPLALGILPGIARATVLELCAELGLVAEESRLTPRDLDRADEIFLTNSIQEVVPVAVLEGRSAPLGDEVVARIRAAYSAAVAREIERGALPPTVA, encoded by the coding sequence GTGGACGTCCGGCGCCGAGCGCCAAAGGCGCTCGACCGGATGGTGTGGATCGACGGCGAGATCCGGCGCGGCGAGGACGCGGTGCTCTCGGTGTTCGACCGCGGCGCGCGGGACGGCGAAGGCCTGTTCGAGACCGTGCGGATCTATGACGGCCAGCCGTTCCAGTGGAAGCGGCATCTCGAGCGCCTCGTCGTGTCGGCGGCCGAGCTCCGGTTCCCCGTCCCGCCCTCTCCACGAGTCCTGCGCGATGGCCTCGCCGAGCTCCTGCGGCGCGCCGGGCTGACCGATGCCGCCGCCCGCATCACGGTGACCCGCGGCATCCCGGGCGGCGGCGGCAAGCGAACGCGGACCGGATCATGGATCGAGGCCGAGAACCTCGCAGCGCGACTGTGGCGCGCGCATCGCTCGGGCGCTCGTCTCGTCTACTCCCGCCGACCTTTCGAGCCAGGCCCCCTCGGTCGCCACAAGACCACGAGCCGGCTCGCCTATCACCTGGCGCGCGAGGAAGCACGGGCCGCGCGCGCCGACGAGGCCCTGCTCGTGTCCGCTTCCGGAGCGGTCCTCGAAGGCTCCGTGAGCACGCTGTTCGTGGTCGATCGCGGGGTGGTTCGCACGCCCCCGCTCGCGCTCGGCATCCTGCCCGGCATTGCCCGCGCCACCGTGCTCGAGCTCTGTGCCGAGCTCGGCCTCGTGGCCGAGGAGTCGCGGCTCACGCCACGGGACCTCGATCGCGCCGACGAGATCTTCCTGACCAACTCCATTCAGGAAGTCGTGCCGGTCGCGGTTCTCGAAGGCCGGTCCGCCCCGCTCGGCGATGAAGTCGTTGCGCGGATCAGGGCCGCCTACTCCGCGGCCGTGGCTCGCGAGATCGAGCGTGGCGCGTTGCCCCCAACCGTGGCGTGA
- a CDS encoding alpha/beta hydrolase encodes MASVQNGGLKIPTGNVKGGRLELLVPHILRGQLLRPGFVRLSLRLGVAQQMPAWAKLQFTNAGVSPEDLARVLGRIGSLGSWVDEWEALGRAHEQGAQDALALGRTAEASRRFISASAAYNFGQYVIFLDINRKRALHAACVRAYAQAAPLMDPPARPFEVLFRRQLMRGYVRVPKGIRPAPVVVAFNGTNAVKEELHWWGESMLERGLAVVTFDGPGLGRTWNRLSMVAEPRPVGVAILDHIETWPELDAGAIGCMGLSLGGYLAIRMASHDPRIKAVAAVSPPYSADIYWNVTLSSMRRELAALYNLAEREMGAAIERITLAGILQNLRQPMFLAAGGHDLVTPGTEAWRIFEDACCEREIVYYPRGAHDCFNVVTDLRPRVVSWLARKLERHRRVRHPMEALPPSGCIAAEAVDIDFAEALEGDVPRPIWTATTRDQASDPVRWSWPWGTRPRSPLELIHRVAAPTHPASDVDSES; translated from the coding sequence ATGGCATCGGTCCAGAACGGCGGCCTGAAGATCCCAACCGGGAACGTGAAGGGCGGGAGGCTGGAGCTTCTGGTCCCCCACATCCTGAGGGGACAGCTCCTGCGCCCTGGCTTCGTGCGGCTCAGCCTCCGCCTCGGGGTGGCCCAGCAGATGCCCGCTTGGGCGAAGCTCCAGTTCACGAACGCCGGAGTCAGCCCCGAAGATCTCGCCCGTGTGCTGGGGCGGATCGGTAGCCTCGGCTCGTGGGTCGATGAGTGGGAGGCGCTCGGCCGCGCCCACGAGCAGGGCGCCCAGGATGCGCTCGCTCTGGGCCGGACCGCGGAGGCTTCGCGGCGCTTCATCTCCGCTTCGGCCGCATACAACTTCGGCCAGTACGTCATCTTCCTCGACATCAACCGCAAGCGCGCGCTGCACGCCGCATGCGTCCGCGCGTACGCGCAGGCGGCGCCTCTCATGGACCCGCCCGCGAGGCCTTTCGAGGTGCTCTTCCGCCGTCAGCTGATGCGCGGGTACGTGCGGGTTCCGAAGGGAATCCGCCCCGCTCCCGTCGTCGTGGCCTTCAACGGAACCAACGCGGTCAAGGAAGAGCTCCACTGGTGGGGCGAGAGCATGCTGGAGCGCGGGCTCGCCGTGGTCACCTTCGACGGGCCAGGGCTCGGCCGCACGTGGAACCGGCTCTCGATGGTGGCCGAGCCGCGGCCGGTGGGTGTGGCCATTCTCGACCATATCGAGACCTGGCCGGAGCTCGATGCCGGCGCCATCGGTTGCATGGGCCTGAGCCTGGGCGGATACCTCGCGATTCGGATGGCATCGCATGATCCACGCATCAAGGCGGTCGCCGCGGTCAGCCCGCCCTACTCCGCGGACATCTACTGGAACGTGACGCTCTCCAGCATGCGGCGTGAGCTGGCCGCGCTCTACAACCTCGCGGAGCGGGAGATGGGGGCGGCGATCGAGCGCATCACGCTCGCCGGCATCCTGCAGAACCTCAGGCAGCCGATGTTCCTCGCCGCCGGCGGGCACGACCTGGTCACGCCCGGCACCGAGGCGTGGCGGATCTTCGAAGACGCTTGCTGCGAACGCGAGATCGTGTATTACCCGCGCGGCGCGCACGACTGCTTCAACGTCGTCACCGACCTGCGGCCGCGCGTCGTGTCATGGCTGGCCCGCAAGCTCGAGCGGCACCGTCGAGTGAGGCATCCCATGGAGGCCCTCCCTCCGAGCGGGTGTATTGCGGCCGAGGCGGTCGACATCGACTTCGCCGAAGCCCTGGAGGGAGACGTCCCTCGCCCCATCTGGACGGCAACGACCCGCGATCAGGCCTCCGATCCCGTCCGCTGGTCCTGGCCCTGGGGGACGAGGCCCAGAAGCCCGCTCGAGCTCATTCACCGCGTCGCGGCGCCCACACACCCCGCATCGGACGTGGATTCCGAGTCCTAG
- a CDS encoding FlgD immunoglobulin-like domain containing protein yields the protein MQFRMKALLVTLLFGLAGAAEFMLSTASADVVVRSRMEQELRVRAAKLRPRTSAGSDPDTVWIGHVNTVQPGVPGTPGGYGPFKIGRGPHRLTNGALGSATDFNGTWDFDHFQGGETDSLMGWWPIQAPFGSVGPTNFDDNIRPWFSLDYGNQGNYVIPQGSPKRTFGVIGYWHRDVGSASSPLPAGDAVPGPNPEWTPIAGTASAWCGLRSEGDNSVIDPITGNPINGLLVSFQGNNSGRQISAQRSQGTDNNFPGYGSQWDQMLYRDVAFGANASGNVTVTFKYTTNMSTGSQGDHASQAGWFDKDPLKTPVIGDGNYRSRNLANLVDSFMVYVGAPVDEANCLRSDGSIAPVYDLQRRWFSEVVKINAPGTSYRELVSVAGSQGTPAAPITANIVLTQAQVNSILDADGGAGNGGRLRLVFRVKTNRGSDDENQGNTPNEGTNNAAGGFSSLTRGAAIIDDVSVSGGGATALTNGFESVNDVDNNTGVAATLAWKSTGKPPGAWFHTHRINEPGSPLPFEDPCGAVTAAVRFCNATGAVLSPGNHDDADKTGGLYGGNTQDQQKYIVSPTINLKSNGVGDYNGMGIDAEIANRVPQLWGEYLHNVYNYDLTANGFRFGWQSWPATQANGQKVWGCMVKSIFFSSWSDRGCYEELLVDPLVDQLVVTSNPSGVPDSFRVYIESMSRCYSLQGTVTALACSPTSGANAGGYFDNLAIAFVTAPPPPALAATFSNQFQDCFPVNSQNKPVNTFGVGYDTLAARLQTGYNVAPQTGSSSVTGNNARENISGDSALAGGAGANVRMDLVFRILPGPGNYVTIGNRSSGIARRPDQAPRVAASAGDVGAAIPSASKFWGAYIADNGGFGTGGNGATGPGHAGAVGNWDWNKWNSARMDTVETNFFPTSLLDPTASTNLTPGVWMTMYHESDPKYATLGINKNRCFINTGAQSNKADNINCGNLGGGNPYPPSAYAVGGVPVAGSGLPASENGLAIGHTFEYTKILPDGIFTPGTEIQYFYRKSILGDPVSQFEMSPDTNYIFPQNTETFGYFDFHRWREVRVLPDRWKDGAWGTGGQGMACMLVLDLGERRGDLGIWIATADSMGMTASTKRGAHNGWRARPDQDWAGVNVGSDDSICRRDNGGQPGTIFDVYSTIAGESNIPSGRPGSRGANRNTAGGSLTTGKWSTHGPSEDMVKNYRMLVLLAADIGDQALGPIPDQTDADIGLFQSFLSLPGGSAQPRGFIAQGMRLGELMSVYHGTFMSSFLRATLRNGDYRLFSGNASNVADVIVQPPVTSGGSPYTFGLSSFCFINNDVFNVQVAAPAGQVGAYHENVGAGAPYVASVYAPASGGARPFKTLYNGWTMGLFGGMGTETSLLNVGTRKYFYDALTSAFGDLLCTPSGSPVGVGDGNGTGKTFVNFMNLKSSNPMRSGEARIAFGLEKTERIQLRVFDVTGRLVKTVADRTFQAGQQHVVVWDGTNDAGQKVSHGVYFYQLKSNSWTSQKKLAVLAN from the coding sequence ATGCAGTTTCGTATGAAAGCGCTTCTCGTCACCCTGCTCTTCGGGCTGGCAGGCGCGGCGGAATTCATGCTCAGCACCGCGTCAGCCGACGTGGTCGTCCGTTCGCGGATGGAGCAGGAACTTCGTGTTCGCGCCGCCAAGCTGCGTCCCCGAACGAGCGCCGGCTCCGATCCCGACACCGTCTGGATCGGCCACGTGAACACCGTTCAGCCTGGTGTTCCGGGGACGCCGGGCGGATACGGTCCATTCAAGATCGGGCGCGGGCCCCACAGACTCACGAACGGGGCTCTCGGCTCGGCGACGGACTTCAACGGCACGTGGGACTTCGACCACTTCCAAGGCGGAGAGACCGACTCTCTGATGGGCTGGTGGCCGATCCAGGCGCCGTTCGGTTCGGTCGGACCGACGAACTTCGACGACAACATTCGCCCCTGGTTCTCGCTGGACTACGGCAACCAGGGCAACTACGTCATCCCGCAGGGTTCCCCCAAGCGGACCTTCGGCGTCATCGGCTACTGGCATCGTGACGTCGGCAGCGCCTCGTCACCTCTGCCGGCTGGCGACGCAGTTCCCGGACCCAATCCCGAGTGGACTCCGATCGCGGGAACGGCATCCGCGTGGTGCGGTCTGCGGTCCGAGGGTGACAACAGCGTCATCGACCCGATCACTGGAAACCCGATCAATGGTCTTCTGGTCTCCTTCCAGGGCAACAACAGCGGCCGGCAGATCTCGGCGCAGCGGAGCCAGGGCACCGACAACAACTTCCCGGGCTACGGTTCGCAGTGGGACCAGATGCTCTACCGCGACGTCGCCTTCGGGGCGAACGCCAGCGGCAACGTCACGGTCACTTTCAAGTACACGACGAACATGAGCACCGGCTCGCAGGGCGACCATGCCTCGCAGGCCGGGTGGTTCGACAAGGACCCGCTCAAGACGCCGGTGATCGGTGACGGCAACTACCGGAGCCGCAACCTGGCGAACCTGGTGGACTCGTTCATGGTGTACGTGGGCGCCCCGGTCGACGAGGCGAACTGCCTCCGCTCGGACGGCTCGATCGCTCCGGTGTACGACCTCCAGCGCCGTTGGTTCTCCGAGGTGGTGAAGATCAACGCTCCGGGAACCTCCTATCGTGAACTCGTGAGCGTGGCCGGTTCCCAGGGCACGCCCGCGGCTCCGATCACCGCGAACATCGTCCTCACCCAGGCGCAGGTCAACTCGATCCTGGATGCCGACGGCGGAGCGGGGAACGGCGGTCGCCTGCGTCTGGTGTTCCGCGTCAAGACCAACCGCGGCTCGGACGACGAAAACCAGGGCAACACGCCGAACGAAGGCACCAACAACGCGGCGGGTGGCTTCAGCTCGCTGACCCGCGGCGCGGCCATCATCGACGACGTCTCGGTGTCCGGCGGCGGCGCAACGGCGCTGACCAACGGCTTCGAATCCGTCAACGACGTGGACAACAACACGGGTGTCGCGGCGACGCTGGCATGGAAGTCGACCGGCAAGCCTCCGGGCGCGTGGTTCCACACGCACCGCATCAACGAGCCCGGCTCGCCTCTGCCATTCGAAGATCCGTGCGGCGCGGTGACCGCGGCGGTTCGCTTCTGCAATGCGACCGGCGCCGTGCTGTCTCCGGGTAATCACGACGACGCCGACAAGACCGGCGGTCTCTACGGCGGCAACACCCAGGATCAGCAGAAGTACATCGTCTCGCCGACGATCAACCTCAAATCCAACGGGGTCGGGGACTACAACGGAATGGGGATCGATGCCGAGATCGCCAACCGTGTGCCTCAGCTCTGGGGCGAGTACCTGCACAACGTCTACAACTACGATCTGACGGCAAACGGCTTCCGCTTCGGCTGGCAGAGCTGGCCGGCAACCCAGGCGAACGGGCAGAAGGTCTGGGGCTGCATGGTCAAGAGCATCTTCTTCAGCAGCTGGAGTGATCGTGGCTGCTACGAAGAACTGCTCGTGGATCCGTTGGTCGATCAGCTCGTCGTCACCAGCAACCCGAGCGGCGTTCCGGACTCGTTCCGGGTGTACATCGAGTCGATGTCGCGCTGCTACTCGTTGCAGGGCACGGTGACGGCTCTGGCCTGCTCGCCGACCTCCGGCGCCAACGCCGGCGGCTACTTCGACAATCTGGCGATCGCCTTCGTCACGGCGCCGCCTCCTCCGGCTCTGGCCGCGACCTTCTCGAATCAGTTCCAGGACTGCTTCCCGGTCAACTCCCAGAACAAGCCGGTGAACACGTTCGGAGTGGGTTACGACACGCTGGCGGCCCGCCTCCAGACCGGCTACAACGTCGCTCCGCAGACCGGGAGCAGCTCGGTCACCGGCAACAACGCGCGCGAGAACATCTCGGGTGACTCGGCGCTGGCAGGCGGAGCGGGGGCCAACGTCCGCATGGACCTGGTCTTCCGCATCCTCCCGGGTCCCGGCAACTACGTGACCATCGGCAACCGGTCGTCCGGCATCGCTCGGCGTCCGGATCAGGCGCCCAGAGTCGCGGCAAGCGCCGGTGACGTGGGAGCGGCGATTCCTTCGGCCAGCAAGTTCTGGGGCGCTTACATCGCCGACAACGGCGGGTTCGGAACCGGCGGCAACGGCGCGACCGGACCTGGCCACGCCGGCGCGGTGGGCAACTGGGACTGGAACAAGTGGAACAGCGCGCGGATGGACACCGTCGAGACCAACTTCTTCCCCACCAGTCTCCTCGATCCCACCGCGAGCACCAATCTCACGCCCGGCGTGTGGATGACGATGTACCACGAGTCGGATCCGAAGTACGCGACGCTCGGCATCAACAAGAACCGGTGCTTCATCAACACCGGAGCCCAGAGCAACAAGGCCGACAACATCAACTGCGGCAACCTCGGCGGCGGCAATCCCTATCCGCCGTCGGCCTACGCGGTGGGTGGCGTGCCGGTCGCCGGCTCGGGTCTGCCCGCGTCCGAGAACGGCCTGGCCATCGGCCACACGTTCGAATACACGAAGATCCTTCCGGACGGCATCTTCACGCCCGGGACGGAGATTCAGTACTTCTATCGCAAGTCGATCCTCGGCGATCCCGTCTCTCAGTTCGAGATGTCGCCGGATACCAACTACATCTTCCCGCAGAACACCGAGACGTTCGGCTACTTCGACTTCCACCGCTGGCGCGAGGTTCGCGTTCTTCCGGATCGCTGGAAGGACGGAGCCTGGGGCACCGGCGGACAGGGAATGGCGTGCATGCTCGTGCTCGATCTGGGCGAGCGGCGCGGCGACCTTGGAATCTGGATAGCCACGGCGGACTCGATGGGCATGACGGCTTCGACCAAGCGCGGCGCTCACAACGGCTGGCGCGCACGTCCCGACCAGGACTGGGCGGGCGTGAACGTGGGCAGTGACGACTCGATCTGCCGCCGCGACAACGGCGGACAGCCGGGAACGATCTTCGACGTCTATTCGACGATCGCCGGCGAGTCGAACATTCCCTCGGGTCGTCCCGGCAGCCGCGGCGCCAACCGGAACACCGCCGGCGGAAGCCTCACGACCGGCAAGTGGTCGACGCACGGACCGAGCGAAGACATGGTGAAGAACTACCGCATGCTCGTCCTGCTGGCGGCGGATATCGGTGATCAGGCCCTCGGCCCGATTCCCGATCAGACCGACGCCGACATCGGCCTCTTCCAGAGCTTCCTGTCGCTGCCCGGTGGTTCGGCCCAGCCGCGCGGATTCATCGCCCAGGGTATGCGTCTCGGTGAGCTGATGAGCGTGTACCACGGCACTTTCATGAGCTCGTTCCTCAGGGCGACGCTCCGGAACGGCGATTACCGCCTGTTCTCGGGCAACGCGTCCAATGTCGCAGACGTCATCGTGCAGCCTCCCGTCACGTCAGGCGGAAGCCCCTACACGTTCGGTCTGTCGAGCTTCTGCTTCATCAACAACGACGTCTTCAACGTGCAGGTGGCTGCCCCCGCGGGGCAGGTCGGCGCGTACCATGAGAACGTCGGCGCCGGCGCCCCGTACGTGGCGTCGGTGTACGCTCCGGCATCCGGCGGAGCGCGACCGTTCAAGACCCTCTACAACGGCTGGACCATGGGTCTGTTCGGCGGCATGGGAACGGAGACGTCGCTGCTCAACGTCGGAACCCGGAAGTACTTCTACGACGCGCTCACCAGCGCGTTCGGAGACCTGCTCTGCACGCCGTCGGGTAGCCCGGTGGGCGTGGGTGACGGCAACGGGACCGGCAAGACGTTCGTGAACTTCATGAACCTGAAGTCGTCCAACCCGATGCGCTCCGGTGAAGCCCGGATCGCGTTCGGCCTGGAGAAGACGGAACGCATCCAGCTGCGGGTCTTCGACGTCACCGGTCGTCTGGTCAAGACGGTGGCTGACAGGACCTTCCAGGCTGGTCAGCAGCACGTCGTGGTCTGGGACGGGACGAACGACGCAGGTCAGAAGGTCAGTCACGGTGTGTACTTCTATCAGCTGAAGTCGAATAGCTGGACGAGCCAGAAGAAGCTGGCGGTTCTCGCCAACTAG
- a CDS encoding GNAT family N-acetyltransferase, whose amino-acid sequence MPVQAQAKVRPLDELDIGAIVKIDERITGIYRPEIWEQRVGYYLRRDPESSQVAEVGGKVVGFMLGDVRGGEFGIEEPSGWIERFGIDPDYRGRDLGRQLYGAMLETFRARGASMVRTLVDEQDQAVAGFLAALGFKPSPMRALVMPVPSSRES is encoded by the coding sequence ATGCCCGTTCAGGCGCAAGCCAAGGTCCGCCCGCTCGACGAGCTCGACATCGGGGCGATCGTCAAGATCGACGAGCGCATCACCGGCATCTACCGGCCCGAGATCTGGGAGCAGCGGGTGGGCTATTACCTGCGTCGCGACCCCGAGTCCTCGCAGGTGGCCGAAGTCGGCGGGAAGGTCGTGGGTTTCATGCTGGGAGACGTCCGCGGCGGGGAGTTCGGCATCGAAGAGCCCAGCGGCTGGATCGAGCGCTTCGGGATCGATCCCGACTACCGGGGCCGCGATCTGGGCCGACAGCTCTATGGCGCCATGCTGGAGACCTTCCGCGCGCGGGGAGCGTCGATGGTCCGCACGCTGGTCGACGAGCAGGACCAGGCCGTCGCGGGGTTCCTCGCGGCGCTGGGATTCAAGCCGTCGCCGATGCGCGCCCTGGTCATGCCGGTGCCGTCGTCACGGGAGTCATGA